One window of Psychrobacillus sp. FSL H8-0483 genomic DNA carries:
- a CDS encoding DUF4097 family beta strand repeat-containing protein — protein sequence MQEERKRILDMVENGTITAQEGLALLEALGKQSIPVTPQVNEELKQEQTTNGQSKSQNKQQNADFIEDLKRDFTVMGERFMHFMQGTVDKMKDFDFEMPFGEPVIFEEKLVKENIDFDDISINIANGKIEIHSSDEPYTHATVKVKSFKNSSEEEAKARFANEFIFTTEGNKLRVYSDMKTVSVQVALYVPKKAYNHISARLFNGEFLAKNLEVNSFKVKTTNGKVELDELTFHRADIETVNGSVQVQRVNGDSIEVDTVNGRIYVDGKLKEVEGSSVSGHVILTTKDKDARKIEGTAVAGTVELYVPKDVSLKGKATTQFGRIDVQLSDVTHLNQTEQLLNKKVGFTKIVDSEAEPLRVYGEAKTGAVLVRYTVEGE from the coding sequence ATGCAAGAAGAACGTAAACGTATTTTAGATATGGTTGAAAATGGCACGATTACTGCACAAGAAGGATTAGCACTTTTAGAAGCACTTGGCAAACAATCAATACCAGTCACTCCACAAGTAAATGAAGAACTAAAACAGGAACAAACAACAAATGGACAATCAAAATCACAGAACAAACAACAAAATGCCGATTTTATAGAAGATTTAAAACGTGATTTTACTGTAATGGGTGAGCGTTTTATGCACTTTATGCAAGGAACTGTAGATAAGATGAAAGATTTTGATTTTGAAATGCCATTTGGAGAGCCTGTTATATTTGAAGAAAAGCTTGTAAAAGAGAATATAGACTTTGATGACATTTCGATTAATATTGCGAATGGGAAAATCGAGATCCACTCTTCCGATGAACCGTATACACATGCAACAGTAAAAGTAAAATCGTTCAAAAATTCTTCAGAAGAAGAAGCAAAAGCTCGTTTTGCAAATGAATTTATCTTTACTACTGAAGGAAATAAATTGCGTGTGTACAGTGATATGAAAACAGTTTCTGTGCAAGTTGCATTATATGTTCCGAAGAAAGCCTACAACCATATTTCTGCTCGTTTGTTTAATGGAGAGTTTCTTGCAAAAAACTTGGAAGTAAACTCATTTAAAGTAAAAACGACAAACGGTAAAGTAGAGTTGGATGAATTAACATTTCATAGAGCGGATATTGAGACTGTAAATGGATCGGTTCAGGTTCAACGTGTTAATGGAGATTCTATCGAAGTAGACACGGTGAATGGTCGAATCTATGTTGATGGAAAATTGAAAGAAGTGGAAGGTTCATCTGTTAGTGGACATGTCATTTTAACGACAAAAGACAAGGATGCACGTAAAATAGAAGGAACTGCAGTTGCGGGAACCGTCGAATTATATGTACCGAAAGACGTGTCTTTAAAAGGGAAAGCGACTACACAATTTGGAAGAATAGATGTGCAGCTTTCTGATGTAACACATTTGAATCAAACAGAGCAGTTATTAAATAAAAAAGTAGGATTTACTAAAATAGTTGATTCCGAGGCAGAGCCGTTAAGGGTTTATGGAGAAGCTAAAACCGGAGCAGTTCTTGTACGATACACAGTAGAAGGCGAATAA
- the uvrA gene encoding excinuclease ABC subunit UvrA produces MKNQEIIIQGARAHNLKDISLKIPRDKLVVMTGLSGSGKSSLAFDTIYAEGQRRYVESLSAYARQFLGQMDKPDVDVIEGLSPAISIDQKTTSKNPRSTVATVTEIYDYLRLLYARVGKPICPKHGTEISSQTIEQMVDLLSEYPERTKMQVLAPVVSGRKGTHVKLLEDMKKQGFVRVRVDGELIDLDDDINVDKNKKHNIEVVIDRIVMKEGIAARLSDSIESALRLADGRVLIDVMEHEEILFSEHHACPICGFSIGELEPRMFSFNSPFGACTDCDGLGTKLEVDPELVVPDKSLTLAEGAIVAWQPTSSQYYPKLLEAVCKHYKIKMNVPVEKLPIDQWNKIMYGSGKENIRFRYENEFGQVRDNLIQFEGVFSNIERRYKDTSSDYIREQMEKYMAQHDCPSCKGYRLKEETLAVKVDSLHIGQVTQFSIEEANRFFDQLSLSEKDMQIARLVLREINERLGFLENVGLNYLTLNRASGTLSGGEAQRIRLATQIGSRLSGVLYILDEPSIGLHQRDNDLLIETLKNMRDIGNSLIVVEHDEDTMMAADYLIDVGPGAGIHGGEIVAAGTPEQVMKNKKSLTGQYLSGEKFIPLPMERRKSDGRYIKIKGASENNLKNVSVDIPLGVFTAVTGVSGSGKSTLVNEILYKSLAQKLNRAKVKPGANKGIEGIEVLEKVIDIDQAPIGRTPRSNPATYTGLFDDIRDLFATTNEAKVRGYKKGRFSFNVKGGRCEACRGDGIIKIEMHFLPDVYVPCEVCHGKRYNRETLEVHYKGKNIADVLKMTIEDGLVFFENHPKISRKIQTLFDVGLGYMELGQPATTLSGGEAQRVKLASELHKRSNGKSFYILDEPTTGLHVDDIARLLVVLQRLVESGDTVLVIEHNLDVIKTADYLIDLGPEGGDKGGTILVVGTPEDIAASKDSYTGRYLKKILERDRKRMAEVITKASNKKKNTVTT; encoded by the coding sequence TTGAAAAACCAAGAGATTATTATTCAAGGTGCTCGTGCACATAATTTAAAAGATATAAGTTTAAAAATACCAAGAGATAAGCTTGTTGTAATGACGGGCTTATCTGGTTCCGGAAAGTCTTCCTTAGCATTCGATACTATATATGCCGAGGGCCAACGCAGATACGTAGAATCATTGTCGGCATATGCAAGACAATTTTTAGGTCAAATGGATAAACCAGATGTGGATGTTATAGAGGGTCTTTCTCCAGCTATTTCAATTGATCAAAAAACGACAAGTAAAAATCCTCGTTCTACTGTAGCGACGGTAACTGAAATTTATGATTATTTACGCTTACTCTATGCGCGTGTGGGGAAACCAATTTGTCCTAAGCATGGGACGGAAATATCGTCTCAAACCATTGAGCAAATGGTAGACCTTTTGAGCGAATATCCTGAAAGAACCAAAATGCAAGTTCTTGCTCCAGTTGTATCGGGACGAAAAGGAACACATGTGAAGTTGCTCGAAGATATGAAAAAACAAGGCTTTGTACGCGTTCGAGTAGACGGAGAGTTAATTGATTTAGATGATGATATTAATGTAGATAAAAATAAAAAACACAATATTGAAGTGGTCATAGACCGAATTGTGATGAAAGAAGGAATTGCTGCAAGGTTGAGTGATTCCATTGAATCTGCATTACGCCTTGCAGACGGACGCGTTTTAATTGATGTGATGGAGCATGAAGAAATTCTATTTAGTGAACATCATGCCTGTCCGATATGCGGATTTTCTATTGGAGAGTTAGAGCCTAGAATGTTTTCTTTTAACAGTCCATTTGGTGCATGTACCGATTGTGATGGACTTGGAACAAAGCTAGAAGTAGATCCAGAACTAGTTGTGCCGGATAAAAGCTTAACCCTTGCGGAGGGAGCAATTGTTGCTTGGCAGCCGACAAGCTCACAATATTACCCGAAATTATTAGAAGCTGTCTGCAAGCATTACAAAATAAAAATGAATGTTCCAGTAGAAAAATTGCCAATAGATCAGTGGAACAAAATTATGTATGGATCAGGTAAGGAAAATATCCGTTTTCGTTATGAAAATGAGTTTGGACAAGTTCGAGATAATTTAATTCAATTTGAAGGCGTATTTTCCAATATTGAGCGTCGTTACAAAGATACTTCTTCTGACTACATTCGTGAGCAGATGGAAAAATATATGGCTCAGCATGATTGCCCAAGTTGTAAAGGCTATCGTTTAAAGGAAGAAACATTGGCGGTAAAAGTAGATTCCTTGCATATAGGTCAAGTAACGCAGTTTTCCATTGAAGAGGCAAATAGATTTTTCGACCAGCTATCGCTATCTGAAAAAGATATGCAAATTGCTCGATTAGTACTAAGAGAAATAAACGAGCGACTTGGTTTCCTAGAAAATGTTGGTCTTAATTACTTAACATTAAACCGTGCATCAGGTACGCTATCAGGCGGAGAAGCACAGCGAATCCGATTAGCAACACAAATAGGGTCAAGACTTTCAGGTGTGTTATATATTTTAGATGAGCCTTCCATTGGATTGCATCAGCGAGATAATGATCTCTTAATCGAAACACTTAAAAATATGCGCGATATTGGTAACTCACTAATTGTAGTCGAGCATGATGAAGATACAATGATGGCTGCTGATTACTTAATCGATGTAGGACCTGGAGCTGGAATTCATGGTGGAGAAATTGTTGCAGCAGGTACACCTGAACAAGTAATGAAAAACAAAAAATCCCTCACTGGTCAGTACTTAAGTGGGGAAAAATTTATCCCTCTTCCAATGGAAAGAAGAAAGTCAGATGGTCGTTATATTAAAATTAAAGGTGCATCTGAAAATAACTTAAAAAATGTAAGTGTGGACATTCCATTAGGAGTATTTACGGCAGTAACTGGAGTATCTGGTTCTGGAAAGAGTACATTGGTGAATGAAATTCTATATAAATCACTTGCCCAAAAATTGAATCGCGCAAAGGTGAAACCGGGAGCTAATAAAGGGATTGAAGGAATCGAAGTACTAGAGAAAGTAATTGATATTGACCAGGCTCCAATCGGACGTACGCCTAGATCGAATCCTGCTACGTATACAGGACTGTTTGATGATATTCGAGATCTTTTTGCGACGACAAATGAAGCAAAAGTAAGAGGATATAAAAAAGGTAGATTTAGTTTTAATGTAAAAGGTGGTCGCTGCGAAGCTTGTCGTGGGGATGGCATCATTAAAATAGAAATGCACTTCTTACCAGATGTGTATGTACCTTGTGAAGTATGCCATGGCAAACGATACAATCGTGAAACATTGGAAGTACATTACAAAGGCAAAAACATTGCGGATGTATTAAAAATGACAATAGAAGACGGACTTGTATTTTTTGAGAATCATCCGAAAATTAGTAGAAAGATACAAACGCTTTTCGATGTAGGCTTAGGCTATATGGAACTAGGACAACCAGCCACGACTCTTTCAGGAGGAGAGGCTCAGCGTGTAAAGCTAGCCTCCGAACTGCATAAACGCTCCAACGGAAAATCATTTTATATTTTAGATGAGCCAACGACGGGGTTACATGTCGATGATATCGCCCGTTTACTTGTAGTACTGCAGCGTTTAGTGGAAAGCGGAGATACTGTACTTGTGATTGAACATAATCTAGATGTCATTAAGACAGCGGATTACTTAATTGACCTAGGACCAGAAGGTGGAGATAAGGGTGGAACCATTTTGGTAGTTGGAACACCCGAAGATATAGCAGCAAGTAAAGATTCGTATACAGGTAGATATTTAAAGAAGATACTAGAGCGCGATCGAAAAAGAATGGCTGAAGTCATTACCAAAGCATCTAATAAGAAAAAGAACACCGTTACAACGTAA
- the uvrB gene encoding excinuclease ABC subunit UvrB gives MEQIFDLQAPYEPAGDQIEAIKELVKGVKEGKKHQTLLGATGTGKTFTISNVIQQINKPTLVMAHNKTLAGQLYSEFKEFFPNNAVEYFVSYYDYFQPEAYVPQTDTYIEKDSSVNEEIDKLRHSATSSLFERKDVIIIASVSCIYGLGNPEEYRDMVVSLRTGMEIERNQLLRKLVDIQYERNDINFTRGAFRVRGDVVEIFPASRDEKCLRVEFFGDEIDRIREVDALTGEILAEREHVAIFPASHFVTREEKMKIAIENIEKELEEQLKIMRSEDKLLEAQRLEQRTRYDLEMMQEMGFCSGIENYSRHMTLREAGATPYTLLDYFPKDFLLVVDESHVSLPQVRGMFNGDQARKSVLVNHGFRLPSALDNRPLTFSEFEEHVHQAVFVSATPGPYELEHTPVMVEQIIRPTGLLDPVITLKPIEGQIDDLINEIHERAAKDERVLITTLTKKMSEDLTDYLKEIGIKVQYLHSEIKTLERIEILRELRLGTYDVLIGINLLREGLDLPEVSLVAILDADKEGFLRSERSLIQTIGRAARNSNGEVIMYANKITDSMRKAIDETKRRRSIQMEYNEKHGITPKTIEKKIREVIRASQVAEEEASYAQQLTSGKTLTKEEKGALLVNLEKEMKDAAKALNFERAAELRDAILELKLEG, from the coding sequence ATGGAACAAATTTTTGATTTGCAAGCTCCGTATGAGCCAGCAGGGGATCAAATAGAAGCAATTAAGGAATTAGTAAAAGGGGTGAAAGAAGGAAAAAAACATCAAACATTACTTGGTGCGACTGGTACAGGTAAAACATTTACAATTTCAAATGTCATCCAACAAATAAATAAACCGACTCTTGTAATGGCACATAATAAAACACTTGCAGGACAATTGTATAGTGAGTTTAAGGAGTTCTTTCCTAATAATGCCGTAGAGTATTTCGTTAGTTATTATGATTATTTTCAACCAGAGGCGTATGTGCCACAAACAGATACGTATATAGAAAAAGATTCAAGTGTCAATGAAGAAATAGATAAGCTACGACATTCCGCAACATCTTCATTATTTGAAAGAAAAGATGTCATCATTATCGCATCCGTATCATGTATATATGGCCTTGGAAATCCAGAAGAATATCGAGATATGGTCGTGTCACTTCGAACTGGAATGGAAATTGAACGAAATCAGTTATTGCGTAAACTTGTCGACATTCAGTACGAACGCAATGATATTAATTTCACACGAGGCGCCTTTCGCGTTCGAGGGGATGTTGTGGAAATTTTCCCTGCATCGCGGGATGAGAAATGTCTTCGAGTAGAATTTTTTGGAGATGAAATTGATCGCATTCGAGAAGTAGATGCGCTCACAGGAGAAATATTAGCGGAACGTGAACATGTAGCAATATTCCCTGCATCTCACTTCGTAACACGCGAAGAAAAAATGAAAATCGCCATTGAGAACATAGAAAAAGAACTAGAGGAACAACTAAAAATTATGCGCAGTGAAGATAAATTACTAGAAGCGCAAAGACTAGAACAACGTACTCGTTATGATTTAGAAATGATGCAAGAGATGGGCTTTTGTTCAGGAATCGAAAACTATTCTCGTCATATGACACTCCGTGAAGCAGGGGCAACTCCCTATACTTTGCTTGACTATTTTCCGAAGGACTTTTTATTAGTAGTTGATGAAAGTCACGTTTCATTACCTCAGGTAAGAGGAATGTTTAATGGTGACCAAGCTAGAAAATCCGTTCTGGTGAATCATGGCTTCCGGTTACCATCAGCATTAGATAACAGACCACTTACATTCAGTGAATTTGAAGAGCATGTTCATCAAGCTGTGTTTGTCTCGGCAACTCCAGGACCATATGAGCTAGAACATACGCCAGTAATGGTGGAACAAATTATTCGTCCAACAGGACTACTGGATCCAGTCATTACATTGAAGCCGATTGAAGGACAAATTGATGATTTAATCAATGAAATACACGAACGGGCAGCTAAAGATGAGCGTGTACTTATTACGACATTGACGAAGAAAATGTCGGAAGATTTGACGGATTATTTAAAAGAAATCGGGATTAAAGTGCAGTATTTACATTCTGAAATAAAAACGTTAGAACGGATTGAGATCTTAAGAGAGCTTCGATTAGGGACATATGATGTTCTCATTGGGATTAATTTGTTGAGAGAAGGACTAGATTTGCCGGAAGTCTCTCTTGTAGCCATTTTAGATGCAGATAAAGAAGGATTCTTACGTTCAGAGCGTTCACTAATTCAAACAATTGGTCGTGCAGCTAGAAACTCGAACGGCGAAGTAATTATGTATGCAAATAAAATAACTGATTCTATGCGTAAAGCAATCGATGAAACGAAGCGTCGTCGTTCAATTCAAATGGAATACAACGAAAAGCATGGAATTACACCGAAAACAATTGAAAAGAAAATTCGAGAGGTTATTCGTGCATCACAAGTGGCGGAAGAAGAAGCGAGTTATGCACAGCAGTTAACGAGTGGAAAAACCTTAACAAAAGAAGAAAAAGGTGCACTATTAGTAAATCTTGAAAAAGAGATGAAAGATGCTGCAAAAGCACTTAATTTTGAACGTGCTGCGGAATTACGTGATGCGATTTTGGAATTGAAGCTGGAAGGATGA
- a CDS encoding IDEAL domain-containing protein, which translates to MDKQYSYADFMKAMGKPRKESSAEKLLNEIYLDMFLNIVHREQSSYRLLELIDEALDRKDKDAFEQYTNALHQLNN; encoded by the coding sequence ATGGACAAACAATATTCATATGCAGATTTTATGAAAGCAATGGGTAAACCTAGAAAAGAAAGCTCTGCCGAAAAATTGTTGAACGAAATATATTTAGATATGTTTTTGAACATTGTCCACCGGGAACAAAGTAGTTATCGATTATTGGAGTTAATAGATGAAGCACTTGATCGAAAAGATAAAGATGCATTTGAGCAGTATACGAATGCATTGCACCAATTAAATAATTGA
- a CDS encoding competence protein ComK, producing the protein MSKKTEDQPFLVSFETAVLQPIVINNKVFTKVVNFSGESLVIGRKPYDIVRHSCSFYGSSFPQSVRLSREVIGNYLKLPIVIAHDYGNPCILIPILSPKSDLNVWFSFRAIESFVPSDDGCSIVLTNGQKIQVTSSSNTISRQVAFANILNMHFLKRMSHLLNTGFITTRNSLPQKNKNLLH; encoded by the coding sequence ATGTCTAAAAAAACAGAAGATCAACCCTTCCTTGTTTCTTTTGAAACTGCTGTACTTCAACCGATTGTCATCAATAACAAAGTTTTCACAAAGGTTGTAAATTTTTCTGGTGAATCACTAGTGATAGGCAGAAAGCCATACGATATTGTTCGTCACTCTTGTTCGTTTTACGGTTCTTCATTTCCACAGTCTGTTAGGCTATCGAGAGAGGTAATTGGAAACTATCTTAAACTTCCTATTGTTATTGCTCATGACTATGGAAACCCATGTATTCTTATTCCTATTCTTTCCCCAAAATCGGACCTAAACGTATGGTTTTCCTTTAGAGCTATTGAATCATTTGTTCCTTCTGATGATGGTTGTTCCATTGTATTAACAAATGGACAAAAGATCCAAGTTACTTCTTCTTCCAATACAATTAGCCGCCAAGTTGCATTTGCAAATATTTTAAATATGCATTTCCTTAAACGTATGAGCCATCTGTTGAATACTGGATTTATTACAACAAGAAACTCACTTCCCCAAAAAAATAAAAATTTACTGCATTAA